The following are from one region of the Odontesthes bonariensis isolate fOdoBon6 chromosome 16, fOdoBon6.hap1, whole genome shotgun sequence genome:
- the rtn4rl1a gene encoding reticulon-4 receptor-like 1: MFRRGYGGVELLLVLWGLDLSLPCPRHCICYTSPSTVSCQAHNFHAVPEGIPAQSERVFLQNNKIQRLLRGHFSPTTTMLWLYSNNISYIQPSTLHGFDRLEELDLGDNRHLKAIASDTFLGLGRLHALHLYHCGLLSLPAGIFAGLHNLQYLYLQDNQLEFLEDDLFIDLLNLSHLFLHGNRLWSLRHNTFRGLGVLDRLLLHQNKIQWVDRQAFHDLRRLTTLYLFNNSLTELSGATMSLLPALEYLRLNDNPWECDCKALSLWDWLKRFRGSTSSLMCASPPELVGKDLKTLKKEELPSCLSEEGHAHSSPGGEMEQGESLNHMNRHRNHHNHHQRPYLPHGDQYSLPSPSPLPRPPKGSRKNCTRRGRKAKGGLNEVQVLQEGDEKDYTPDGGKYDMSTNARRRNKCIPRTSVGPPSGVQRANNKAGSHLADYISCFSSALMLSIYFVILR, encoded by the exons GTTATGGTGGGGTGGAGTTGCTGTTGGTGCTGTGGGGCCTGGATCTCTCTCTGCCCTGCCCTCGTCACTGCATCTGCTACACTTCACCTAGCACAGTTTCCTGCCAGGCCCACAACTTCCATGCCGTGCCCGAGGGCATCCCAGCTCAGAGTGAGCGTGTCTTCTTACAAAACAACAAGATCCAAAGGCTTCTCCGCGGCCACTtctcccccaccaccaccatgtTGTGGCTTTACTCCAACAACATCTCCTACATACAACCATCCACTCTCCATGGTTTTGACCGCCTTGAAGAGCTTGACCTGGGGGACAATCGACACCTAAAGGCCATTGCTTCAGATACGTTCCTGGGACTGGGTCGGCTACATGCCCTGCACCTGTATCACTGTGGCCTGCTCAGCCTGCCCGCAGGGATCTTTGCAGGCCTACATAATCTCCAGTATCTGTACCTACAG GACAACCAGTTGGAGTTTCTCGAGGATGACTTGTTCATTGACCTTTTGAATCTCAGTCATCTTTTCCTGCATGGTAATCGACTGTGGAGTCTTCGTCACAACACTTTCCGAGGTCTAGGGGTCTTAGATCGGCTCCTTCTGCACCAGAACAAGATCCAGTGGGTTGATCGTCAGGCTTTCCATGACCTACGGCGTCTCACTACCCTGTACCTGTTTAATAACTCCCTAACTGAGCTGTCTGGTGCCACCATGTCTTTGCTGCCAGCCCTGGAGTACCTGCGTCTCAACGACAACCCCTGGGAGTGTGACTGCAAGGCCCTGTCACTTTGGGATTGGCTTAAACGGTTCAGAGGCTCCACCTCCTCTCTGATGTGTGCTTCACCACCAGAGCTGGTAGGGAAggacctgaaaacactgaagaAAGAGGAGCTTCCCAGTTGCTTGTCAGAGGAGGGTCATGCACACAGCTCCCCTGGTGGGGAGATGGAGCAAGGAGAGTCTTTAAACCATATGAATCGTCACAGAAACCATCACAACCATCATCAGCGGCCGTACCTGCCCCACGGGGATCAGTACAGCTTGCCCTCACCTTCACCCCTGCCACGGCCACCCAAGGGAAGTCGCAAAAACTGTACCCGCCGGGGACGCAAGGCGAAAGGGGGGCTCAATGAGGTGCAGGTACTTCAGGAGGGGGATGAGAAAGACTATACTCCAGATGGAGGTAAATATGACATGTCTACAAATGCAAGGAGGAGGAACAAGTGCATCCCAAGAACTTCTGTTGGTCCGCCAAGTGGGGTCCAGAGGGCTAATAATAAAGCAGGCTCACACCTTGCAGATTACATTTCCTGTTTCTCATCAGCTCTGATGCTGTCAATCTATTTTGTGATCCTACGTTGA